Genomic DNA from Longimicrobiales bacterium:
ACGTGTCCGTGCGCGACGTCTCGTTCAGCAGCAGCGCGTCACACTCCACGTTCGACTTTGCGTTCTCCGCGCCATCGTAAATCTTGCACAGCCCCCGATACGACGACCGGCCCGTCCCCTTCGAGATCGACTTCGATATGATCTGCGACGTCGTGTTCGGCGCCGCATGGACCACCTTGCCGCCCGTGTCCTGATGCTGCCCGTCGCCCGCGTAGGCGATCGAAAGGATCTCGCCGTGCGCGCCCGGACCGACCAGGTAGCACGACGGATACTTCATCGTCAGCTTCGACCCGAGGTTCCCGTCCAGCCACTCCATGGTCGCATGCTCATGCACCATCGCGCGCTGTGTAACGAGATTGTACATGTTGTTCGACCAGTTCTGGATCGTCACATAACGGAACCGCGCGCCCGGCTTCACCACGATCTCGATCACGCCCGAGTGGAACGACTCCGTCGAGTACACCGGCGCCGTGCAACCCTCGATGTACTGCGCTTCCGCTCCCTCATCGACAATGATCAGCGTCCGCTCGAACTGGCCCATCTTCTCCGCGTTCACACGGAAGTAGGCCTGCAGCGGTATGTCCACCTTCACGTTCTTCGGGATGTAGACGAACGAGCCGCCCGACCACACCGCCGAGTTCAGCGCGGCAAACTTGTTGTCCGACGTGGGCACCACGGTGCCGAAATGCTCGCGGAACAGCTCAGGATACTTCCGCAGTCCATCCTCGATCGATTCGAAGATGATCCCCTTGTCCTCCCACTCCTTCTTCAGCGAGTGGTAGACCATCTCCGATTCGTACTGCGCACCGACACCGGCGAGCACCTTCCGCTCCGCCTCAGGGATGCCCAGCTTCTCGAACGTGTCCTTGATCTCCTGCGGGACATCGTCCCACGACCGCTCCATCTTCTCCTGCGGCCGCAGGTAGTAGTAGATGTCGTCGAGCACACGGTCGAGATCCGTCAGGTCACCGCCCCACGTCGGCATCGGCTTCGCCCGATACACCGCCAGCGCCTTCAGCCGGAACTCCAGCATCCA
This window encodes:
- the sufB gene encoding Fe-S cluster assembly protein SufB, producing the protein MPQNETVTGLGLEDYKYGFITEGGTPTFKARPGLDEDIVREISAHKGEPEWMLEFRLKALAVYRAKPMPTWGGDLTDLDRVLDDIYYYLRPQEKMERSWDDVPQEIKDTFEKLGIPEAERKVLAGVGAQYESEMVYHSLKKEWEDKGIIFESIEDGLRKYPELFREHFGTVVPTSDNKFAALNSAVWSGGSFVYIPKNVKVDIPLQAYFRVNAEKMGQFERTLIIVDEGAEAQYIEGCTAPVYSTESFHSGVIEIVVKPGARFRYVTIQNWSNNMYNLVTQRAMVHEHATMEWLDGNLGSKLTMKYPSCYLVGPGAHGEILSIAYAGDGQHQDTGGKVVHAAPNTTSQIISKSISKGTGRSSYRGLCKIYDGAENAKSNVECDALLLNETSRTDTFPYIEIEEQSASVGHEATVSKIGAEQLFYLMSRGLSEEEASAMIVRGFIEPIAKLLPLEYAVELNRLIELEMEGSVG